The Arenicella chitinivorans genome includes a region encoding these proteins:
- the arsJ gene encoding organoarsenical effux MFS transporter ArsJ produces the protein MSRELRQYLIITGNYWGFTLTDGALRMLVVLYFHTLGYSALDIAFLFLFYEFFGVVTNLVGGWLGARIGLNRTMNLGLFLQILALAALLVPNSFLTIAWVMAAQALSGIAKDLNKMSAKSAIKSLVPADHNSRLYRLVAVLTGSKNALKGIGFFIGGLMLSLLGFHTAILCMVGFLALIWIFSLITLRAPLQRAEYKPKFSEMWSKSRAINTLSAARLFLFGARDVWFVVALPVYFSSQLDWTHASVGAFFAAWVIGYGVIQASAPLVTGQNPSQTATTGWCVILTVVMGLITAISWVYRPTAPVLVIGLLVFGAVFAINSALHSFNIVHLADHKRVSMDVGFYYMSNAAGRLLGTVASGWLYTQFSLLACLLVSTLFLLSSSIIVSRVSTR, from the coding sequence ATGTCGCGCGAACTTCGACAATATCTGATTATTACTGGTAACTACTGGGGCTTCACGCTGACCGACGGCGCGTTGCGCATGTTGGTGGTGCTGTACTTTCACACCCTGGGTTACTCAGCCCTCGATATCGCGTTTCTATTTCTGTTCTACGAGTTTTTCGGCGTCGTAACAAACCTGGTTGGCGGCTGGCTTGGAGCACGCATCGGACTCAATCGAACCATGAATCTCGGCCTGTTCTTGCAGATTCTGGCGCTGGCCGCACTGCTGGTTCCGAACTCTTTTCTGACGATTGCTTGGGTCATGGCGGCGCAGGCTTTGTCCGGCATCGCCAAAGATCTCAACAAAATGAGCGCCAAAAGCGCAATCAAATCGCTGGTTCCGGCCGATCACAATTCACGATTGTACCGCTTAGTCGCAGTACTCACCGGCAGCAAAAATGCACTCAAAGGTATAGGCTTTTTTATCGGTGGACTGATGCTGAGCCTTCTGGGATTCCACACCGCAATCCTCTGCATGGTGGGGTTTCTTGCGCTAATCTGGATTTTTAGTCTTATTACGTTACGCGCCCCATTACAACGCGCTGAGTACAAACCAAAGTTCTCTGAGATGTGGTCCAAAAGCCGCGCCATCAACACGCTCTCGGCGGCACGGCTATTTTTATTCGGAGCCCGCGACGTTTGGTTTGTGGTTGCCCTGCCGGTGTACTTCTCTAGCCAGCTTGATTGGACACATGCGTCGGTTGGTGCGTTCTTTGCTGCTTGGGTAATTGGCTACGGCGTAATTCAAGCCAGTGCGCCGCTAGTCACTGGCCAGAACCCGAGTCAAACGGCCACCACCGGCTGGTGTGTGATCCTGACGGTGGTAATGGGACTGATTACGGCTATAAGCTGGGTTTACCGTCCCACCGCACCGGTACTGGTGATCGGACTACTGGTATTCGGCGCGGTATTTGCGATTAATTCAGCACTGCATAGTTTCAATATTGTGCATTTGGCTGACCATAAACGGGTGTCGATGGACGTCGGTTTCTATTACATGTCAAACGCTGCCGGTCGCCTATTAGGTACCGTGGCGTCAGGCTGGTTATATACCCAATTTAGTCTGCTAGCGTGCTTATTGGTCTCGACGCTGTTTCTGCTTAGCTCCAGCATTATCGTTAGCCGCGTATCGACACGCTAG
- a CDS encoding phytanoyl-CoA dioxygenase family protein — MTRINAQQLAAYEENGYLVVPNLIDDAQLQIWVERLSEIVEGRTPPANGMLMMKDVMVAKGEVNPSSKMEAIAKIQDFENDPVLDSYTTHPAILECVESIVGKDVQTIHTMLINKPPNVDGRHPLHQDLLYFPFRPADKIVASWTALEPVTRENGCLVVLPKTHRGELLKHGNPDWENLNAGYFGAQNVDASQRVHLAMNPGDTVFFHPILIHGSGRNKTQGFRRAISAHYSAVDVEWAWVTEGTFGDRQYRIVSGDRKGEFWSGKRHNENGLDPRDLLRNEDLKSIAAVKKRPT; from the coding sequence ATGACGCGAATAAATGCACAACAATTAGCCGCCTATGAGGAGAACGGCTACCTGGTGGTTCCCAATCTGATTGATGACGCACAGCTACAAATTTGGGTTGAGCGATTGAGCGAGATTGTTGAGGGCCGTACACCGCCTGCCAACGGCATGCTCATGATGAAGGATGTCATGGTTGCCAAGGGCGAGGTGAACCCTAGTTCTAAAATGGAGGCAATCGCCAAGATACAAGATTTTGAGAATGATCCGGTGCTCGACTCCTACACCACGCATCCAGCCATTTTGGAGTGTGTCGAATCGATCGTCGGTAAAGATGTGCAGACCATTCACACCATGCTGATCAACAAACCGCCGAATGTCGATGGTCGTCATCCCTTGCATCAGGACTTACTTTATTTTCCATTTCGCCCGGCTGATAAAATCGTCGCCAGTTGGACCGCATTGGAGCCGGTTACACGTGAAAACGGTTGCCTAGTGGTACTACCTAAAACACACCGCGGTGAGCTTTTAAAACACGGTAACCCCGATTGGGAGAACCTGAATGCCGGTTACTTCGGCGCACAAAACGTGGACGCGTCACAACGGGTTCACCTTGCAATGAATCCCGGTGACACGGTGTTTTTTCACCCTATTTTGATCCACGGCTCCGGACGTAATAAAACCCAAGGTTTCCGTCGTGCGATTTCAGCACACTACTCGGCAGTTGACGTTGAATGGGCCTGGGTGACTGAAGGCACATTCGGTGACCGCCAGTACCGAATCGTCAGCGGCGACCGCAAAGGAGAATTTTGGTCAGGCAAGCGACACAATGAGAATGGGCTGGACCCGCGCGACCTATTACGCAATGAAGACCTAAAATCAATTGCAGCGGTGAAGAAACGACCAACCTAG
- a CDS encoding aminotransferase class I/II-fold pyridoxal phosphate-dependent enzyme codes for MKPLLRILIIDQDASLHIDLKSALEATIDSFERDDVEMCVEACTTDDEALEAIRLDGDIQAVILHWHSPHGESQKQAQIISSIKDIRLELPVYVVGDDARGLNIVDESSDIESFFFRDDALSDPESVLGYIINDFDDRSETPFWSAYRRYVGEANDSWHTPGHSGGSSFRNSPYINDFYQFYGRNVFVGDLSVSVDSLGSLSDSTHCIGQAQAAAAATFEVKHTYFVTNGSSTSNKIVLQTLLRRDDKVIVDRNCHKSIHYGVLQSGSQPVYLSSVLNTDYGLFAPPSLDDIKAAIEAHSDATLLVLTGCTYDGLLSDLKQIVSFAHAHNVKVFIDEAWFAYSLFHPSLRYYSAINAGADYVTHSAHKVVSAFSQAAYIHINDPDFDKDFFREVYNIYSSTSPKYQLIASLDVCHKQLEMEGYKIIQSLLTHVAEFKEQMRSLSKIRILGADQFAEMFPHFTADNMGHDPLKILIDISALDYSYRDIHKYLLDEIGLEIEKYTHSTLLVLLTLGGTRSKIVRLYNALKKLDSGKVKLSKSQRKNRLPPSLPPIELACSPNEAFFSEREAVSWVESSGRICAGLVTPYPPGIPLLVPGQVIGDEQLEYLRALSSQNITIQGSFDGDIYVVAKHAETVLKQRLAAKS; via the coding sequence ATGAAACCTCTACTTAGAATTCTAATAATCGATCAGGATGCGAGCCTGCATATTGATCTTAAATCGGCGCTGGAAGCCACTATTGATTCCTTTGAGCGCGACGATGTTGAAATGTGTGTGGAAGCATGCACAACCGATGATGAAGCCTTGGAGGCAATTCGCCTGGATGGCGATATTCAGGCGGTAATCTTACATTGGCATTCGCCCCATGGTGAGAGTCAAAAGCAGGCACAGATAATTTCGTCTATTAAAGATATCCGACTTGAGTTACCCGTGTACGTTGTTGGTGACGATGCGCGCGGTTTAAATATTGTTGATGAATCGAGCGACATTGAATCTTTTTTCTTCCGTGACGACGCGCTGTCTGATCCTGAGTCGGTATTAGGCTACATCATCAATGACTTTGACGATCGCAGTGAGACACCGTTTTGGTCTGCTTATCGACGCTATGTCGGGGAGGCCAACGACTCTTGGCATACGCCCGGGCACAGTGGTGGATCTAGCTTTAGAAATTCGCCCTATATTAATGATTTTTATCAGTTTTATGGTCGAAATGTTTTTGTCGGAGATTTATCGGTATCGGTCGATTCCTTGGGTTCACTCTCTGACAGCACTCACTGTATCGGACAGGCTCAAGCGGCTGCAGCGGCAACCTTTGAAGTCAAACACACGTATTTCGTCACCAACGGTTCATCGACCTCAAACAAAATCGTGTTGCAAACATTGCTGCGTCGTGATGACAAGGTGATTGTGGACCGAAATTGCCATAAATCGATCCACTATGGGGTACTGCAATCCGGGAGTCAGCCGGTCTATTTGTCGAGCGTGCTGAACACCGATTACGGCCTGTTTGCGCCGCCGTCACTGGACGACATAAAAGCTGCGATTGAAGCGCACAGCGATGCGACGTTGTTGGTACTGACCGGTTGTACCTATGACGGACTGTTAAGCGATTTGAAACAGATCGTGTCTTTTGCACACGCACACAATGTGAAGGTATTCATCGACGAAGCGTGGTTTGCGTATTCGCTGTTTCATCCGAGTTTGCGCTATTATTCGGCGATTAATGCTGGTGCGGATTACGTCACGCATTCTGCGCACAAGGTGGTTTCGGCATTCTCTCAGGCAGCCTACATTCACATCAATGATCCAGACTTCGATAAAGACTTTTTCCGCGAGGTGTATAACATCTATTCCAGCACGTCTCCCAAATATCAACTGATTGCGTCGCTCGATGTTTGCCACAAACAGTTGGAGATGGAAGGCTACAAGATCATCCAGTCTCTCTTGACACACGTGGCGGAATTCAAGGAACAGATGCGCTCATTGAGTAAGATTCGAATTCTTGGCGCAGATCAGTTTGCTGAAATGTTCCCCCATTTTACCGCTGATAATATGGGGCATGATCCACTGAAAATTCTGATAGATATCTCTGCGTTGGATTACTCGTATCGCGATATTCACAAGTACCTGCTGGATGAAATCGGTTTGGAAATCGAGAAGTACACACACTCAACATTGCTGGTATTGCTGACATTGGGTGGTACTCGGTCCAAAATTGTCCGGTTATATAACGCACTCAAGAAACTGGATTCTGGCAAAGTTAAGCTCTCTAAATCACAGCGAAAAAATCGGCTGCCGCCCAGCCTGCCGCCGATCGAATTGGCGTGTTCACCTAATGAAGCATTCTTTTCTGAGCGGGAAGCGGTGAGCTGGGTAGAGTCGTCTGGACGGATCTGTGCGGGCCTCGTAACACCGTACCCGCCGGGTATTCCTTTGCTTGTGCCGGGGCAGGTTATTGGCGATGAGCAGCTTGAATATCTTCGCGCCTTGAGTAGTCAAAATATCACGATTCAAGGCAGCTTTGACGGCGATATCTACGTGGTGGCAAAACACGCTGAAACGGTGTTAAAGCAAAGACTGGCAGCCAAGAGCTGA
- a CDS encoding outer membrane protein produces MSNKPIFRSKFGILAAGAIAMTAASTANAEQYVAISYGYADLDNSSNSGSFPNGFTTGAGTTIPAGTALPDGTSVGWNTEFDSGDNFGLAYGFSLSDHLRVEIQYARQDNDVDRHTGVVVADSLNIDSEDAGVLITGSDNLGASVAAIVADGRGSIETDYLMLSAYYDFAGDADFTPFIGIGLGYADADVSFNPSGVGIVDDSDSGLAYQASVGASWAINDAIDIVGELKYRGSDDIAVSTTLFPADLEIENKSTNVEIGLRFKF; encoded by the coding sequence ATGTCTAATAAACCTATTTTCCGTAGTAAATTTGGTATTTTGGCTGCCGGCGCAATCGCCATGACCGCTGCGTCTACAGCGAATGCCGAGCAGTACGTAGCGATTTCGTATGGCTACGCCGACCTCGACAACTCGTCCAATTCTGGATCATTTCCAAACGGTTTTACCACCGGCGCTGGCACCACGATCCCAGCTGGCACTGCATTGCCGGATGGTACATCGGTAGGTTGGAACACCGAGTTCGACTCTGGTGACAATTTCGGTCTGGCCTATGGTTTCTCCCTCAGTGATCACCTTCGTGTCGAGATCCAGTATGCGCGTCAGGACAATGATGTCGACCGACACACTGGTGTGGTGGTCGCAGATAGCCTTAATATCGATTCTGAGGACGCAGGCGTGCTGATCACTGGATCTGACAATCTTGGAGCCAGTGTGGCTGCGATCGTGGCTGATGGGCGCGGTAGCATCGAGACTGATTACCTTATGCTGAGCGCATATTACGACTTCGCAGGTGATGCCGACTTTACGCCCTTTATTGGTATTGGCTTAGGTTACGCGGATGCCGATGTTAGCTTTAATCCTTCTGGTGTAGGCATTGTCGATGACAGTGACTCTGGGTTGGCTTATCAAGCATCGGTTGGTGCCAGCTGGGCTATCAACGACGCGATCGATATTGTAGGAGAGCTAAAATACCGCGGCAGTGATGACATTGCAGTGTCGACGACCTTATTTCCTGCCGATCTGGAGATTGAAAATAAGAGTACCAATGTCGAAATCGGTTTGCGCTTTAAGTTCTAA
- a CDS encoding helix-turn-helix domain-containing protein, which yields MSYRWYTERHDPVHDVHGSLSAIADLSLHFGVPETQLLRSMRIKLHDLIQPNSKCSAEQLLQLIDNIQSLNVKLPELPFRAAAMASEQFSFPIRALLRSCSNVRSRLQLLMEYQQLINPLIRLEMYQDEEFHYLLLADRYGHGANADFVLNYSAALVLALLRDGAQHRPHVTVFLSASEPRNVADHYHYLTDQMVFDACFNLIAIPANSLDQNDQVMASLSQQRYSLACREYKSRTRLAPSLIDECIRYVDGNLSTPSLGLSACADHFHKSTSTLKRKLKMHEYSFQTILDERVVLHSLLNLFRGASAGVLATQLNYSNTANFRRMFRRCTGVWPQSDQSHIFYPLWP from the coding sequence ATGTCTTACCGGTGGTACACAGAAAGGCATGATCCGGTTCACGATGTGCACGGTAGTTTAAGTGCCATCGCGGACTTGAGTTTGCATTTCGGCGTGCCTGAGACGCAGTTGCTTCGGTCAATGCGAATAAAACTACATGATCTAATACAACCTAATAGCAAGTGTTCGGCTGAGCAACTACTGCAATTGATCGACAATATTCAGTCCTTGAATGTAAAGCTACCTGAGTTACCGTTTCGCGCCGCTGCAATGGCGAGTGAGCAGTTTTCCTTTCCAATTCGGGCCTTGCTTAGAAGCTGTAGCAATGTGCGGAGTCGACTCCAACTGCTGATGGAGTATCAGCAGTTAATAAACCCATTGATACGGCTGGAGATGTATCAAGATGAGGAATTTCATTATCTATTGCTGGCAGATCGTTATGGACACGGTGCCAACGCCGATTTTGTTTTGAACTATTCGGCCGCGTTGGTCCTCGCCTTGCTACGTGATGGCGCTCAACATCGGCCACATGTAACGGTCTTTTTGAGCGCTTCCGAACCACGTAATGTGGCCGATCACTATCATTATTTAACTGATCAGATGGTCTTTGACGCCTGTTTCAATTTGATTGCGATCCCCGCGAACTCGCTAGATCAGAATGATCAGGTAATGGCGTCCTTGAGTCAGCAACGATATTCACTGGCGTGTCGCGAATACAAATCCCGCACTCGCTTAGCACCATCGTTGATCGATGAGTGCATTCGTTACGTCGACGGGAATCTGAGTACGCCAAGTTTGGGTTTGTCCGCCTGTGCTGACCATTTTCATAAAAGCACCTCTACCTTGAAACGAAAGCTGAAAATGCACGAATATAGTTTCCAAACAATTCTCGATGAGCGAGTGGTTTTGCACTCTCTGTTAAACCTGTTTAGAGGCGCCTCAGCAGGCGTTTTGGCTACCCAGCTAAATTACAGTAATACCGCTAATTTTCGACGCATGTTCCGACGTTGCACTGGCGTTTGGCCTCAATCTGATCAGTCACACATCTTTTATCCGCTTTGGCCGTAA
- a CDS encoding GGDEF domain-containing protein: MRNYLSLHLIKLSAFIASSIAPVILFIYQYPWKSGTEINPLDILGEGALVFVFGLWIAVILLSRPRGIVTNTLFWGLLFLYLAAVWDLLDEFFLIDHYYLTMKVLESMPSLVGVLVLSGGLYLWKQEQDYFNASRIKHEKDFRDHASHDVFTGINNAQYMEDFLTYTVTSSHHTASGSIFIFDVVMMDRERDSIMPPQVMIDLVNVTGMSIRSNDLICRYSGQRFVVYFDQLSHKEALTLANGIQQSIEALTYFASDDRAVRFRVDGAVYEVADLVEKNQTCEPLLRHMIRVHNSALT; encoded by the coding sequence CTGAGTGCTTTTATTGCGTCGAGCATTGCGCCAGTCATTTTATTTATTTACCAATATCCGTGGAAATCAGGCACAGAAATCAATCCGTTGGATATTTTGGGCGAGGGGGCATTGGTATTCGTGTTCGGCCTTTGGATTGCTGTGATTTTGTTGTCACGCCCCCGAGGTATCGTTACCAATACGTTGTTTTGGGGGCTCTTGTTCTTATATTTGGCCGCAGTATGGGACCTGTTAGACGAGTTCTTCTTAATCGATCACTACTACCTGACGATGAAGGTGTTGGAGTCGATGCCCTCATTGGTCGGTGTATTGGTGTTAAGTGGTGGACTGTATTTGTGGAAGCAGGAGCAAGATTATTTTAATGCCTCACGAATAAAACACGAAAAGGATTTTCGTGATCACGCATCGCATGATGTGTTCACTGGTATCAATAATGCGCAGTATATGGAGGACTTTCTGACCTATACGGTAACAAGTTCACACCACACTGCGTCGGGTTCCATCTTTATATTCGACGTTGTGATGATGGACCGGGAGCGCGACTCGATTATGCCGCCTCAAGTTATGATCGACTTAGTCAACGTTACGGGTATGAGTATACGTAGTAATGATCTGATCTGTCGGTACTCTGGGCAGCGTTTTGTTGTCTACTTTGATCAACTTAGTCACAAGGAAGCGCTTACACTGGCCAACGGCATCCAGCAATCGATAGAAGCGCTAACGTATTTCGCGAGTGATGATCGGGCGGTTAGGTTTCGAGTTGACGGAGCAGTATACGAAGTCGCTGATTTGGTGGAGAAAAATCAGACGTGTGAGCCGTTGCTCCGTCATATGATACGGGTCCACAACAGCGCATTAACCTAG